The nucleotide sequence CCAACCAAATAGACGTCGCGGAAGATACCGCTTAGACGCCAAAAATCCTGGTCCTCCAGATAGCTGCCGTCGCAGTATCGATAGACCTCGACCGCCAATTGGTTCTTGCCGGTCTGGACAAGGTCGGTGACGTCAAACTCGGCGGGCGTTCGGCTGCCCTGGCTGTAGCCGACCTTTTGTCCGTTGACCCACACGTAGCAAGCCGAATCGACGCCGGCAAAATGCAAGACGATTTTTCGTCCCGACCAATCCGCGGGCACATCGAACGTGTGTCGGTACGAACCGACCGGGTTCCGCATTTCGTGGTTGGTGAAATCGGCCGGCGGATCTCCCATCACATTCGGCGGATCTTTCTTGAACGGATAAGGGATATTGGAATACACGGGCAATCCAAAGCCCTGGGTTTGCCAGTTTCCGGGGACTTGAATGTTGGCCCAACCGGTGACATCAAAATCGGGCTGATAAAAATCGACCGGTCGTGACGACGGATCTTTGGCCCAGTGGAACTTCCATTGGCCGTTAAGCGAACGGACCCATGGTGAATCGGTTGTCTGGCCATTGGCGGCGGCCACGGTGCCGGCCAGCGGCCAACTGTGGGCACGCGGCGGCAGTTTGTTGATGCCGATGACATGTTGGTTTGCCCAGTCCGGTGCATCCGGGGCCGGGGCGGTGTCCACCGCGCAACCAATGTTGGTCAGCAAAAGGCCGAACGCAACGATCAACGTTGGCAAACGGCAGGGCTGTGGACAGAAACGAAGTAGCGGCATTGGGATGGTCATCCTGTCGACGGTGGTCATGAAGGCGGGGCGGGACGCCGAGGCCAAAGGTCACATTTTAGCGCCGATGAGTTGCTCCGGGAGTCGTCGATGCTGCGACATTCCCGAAGACGGACAGCGAAAACAACGATACGATGGTCGGCGACAATCCGAAGGGATGATGCGATATGTTGACAATAGACTTTGGTTGACTGACTGATTGATGACACGATTGTTTGCCGGAACCCAGTTCGACATTCCGCCCACCTGTGATCTGTGTGGCAAGGTGGAAGCCCATTGTCAGTGCAGTGCTGCGCAGAAAGCTGAACACGAGCGGAAACTGGCAGTCGAACGTCAACGTTTGCCGCCCGAACAACAGACGGCAAAGATCCAGCGTCAAAAGCGTAAAGGCGGGCGTGTCGCGACGGTCATCGAAGGCTTGACCGCCGCCGCGAACGATCTGCCGCAGTTGTTGAAGCAGTTACAGGCGGTCTGTGGATCCGGCGGAACGGTCAAAGCGAAACAGGATTTGATCGAATTACAGGGTGACCATCTGGACACGGTTCGGCGTCAGCTGAAACAGATCGGTTATCGCGTCAAAGGTTGACGAACCCACGCGATGGTCACGCACATTCAAAGACGCCGGGTCCTGAGCTCTGGTCGTCTTCGGTGGTTGGCTTCGACTTCTTCAATACTTGAATCAGGCTCATGTCAAAAGCGAAACGATCAATCGCGTTGTCGCGGCGGGTACGGCGATGGTTGGTGGAATACTGGCGATCGTTTTCGTTTGTCGGATTGGTTTTTGCCACGCTGTTTTTCGCCGCATCAGTGACGCCGTCGTTGTTACCCCGGCACTACG is from Crateriforma conspicua and encodes:
- a CDS encoding translation initiation factor, yielding MTRLFAGTQFDIPPTCDLCGKVEAHCQCSAAQKAEHERKLAVERQRLPPEQQTAKIQRQKRKGGRVATVIEGLTAAANDLPQLLKQLQAVCGSGGTVKAKQDLIELQGDHLDTVRRQLKQIGYRVKG